The DNA segment CCAAGTCTACCATATCACTGACGCCTGAGGAAGCAGGAAGAATGCTGAATCCATAGGGTGTCTGGTGTAATATCTTTTCCAGTGTCATATCCTCGTGGAAGAGATGGAAAAGGTTATGCTCCGGTGCAAGGCCCAGAATGACGTCGACATTCGCCAAGCCGAGATCGGCATCAAGCAAGACTACGTTTTTTCCAGCTGCGCTGAGAGAGTAAGCCAGGTTGACTGACATATTGGTTTTTCCCACCCCACCTTTGCCTGAGGTGACGGAAAGAACCATGGGGAAGTTGGAAGTCATGGCGTAATCGTATCTCCTTAAGGTTGAATGTCGCCGTTGGGCAATTTTCGCATGAACAGCAAACGCCATATCATTTCTTTGGTGGCAGGCGCTATGCTGTTTTTGAGTCCGGAACCGTACGAAAGAGTGGAAACCGGCAGCCCAGAGGCGAACGCCATGTTCAAGAGTGCACCAAATGTACAGGCTTCATCGAGTTTCGTCCAGATAACGCTTGCAAGTTGTTCACTTTTGTACTTTTCCATGAATCGTTCGAATTGTCTCGGACTATAAAATGGGTTGAGGACAAGATGAATCGCCAAGTCATCGCAGCCTGCCAAGCCGTAAAGGGCTGTCCATTCAGCAAGATTCGTGCGGTTCGGGAGTCCTGGCAAGTCTATCAATATCGTATCGAATTGGTGTGCTTCTTTTTGGAGAAGGTGAAAATCATCGCGCGTAATGATTTCTCTGAATGCCAATCCAGAAAGCTCTGCATAGTGTTTGAGCACCAAGCGCCCCTTGCCTCGACCTCCGTCAGCCGTGACAAGACAGATGCGCGCTCGAGGATTCTGTTTTTTTTCTTTGAGCGCCAATCGGACGAGTGTGGATGTCTTTCCTGAACCTCCAGGTCCTGCGAAAGCTTGAAACTTTGTTGGTGATTGGACGGCGTCAAATTTTTGTGTAGTGATCATAGTCTCAAGAGCATGCACTATGGAGCGGGTTTTGTCTTCCCGAAGTGAACAAAATATATGAGTTAAAACAGTCTCATTGACTTCTTCCCGTTCAAGATACTCTACTGCAAGCTTTTGTTTCGGCGAGAGAAGGTCCAAATCCATCTGGGGCTTCATCAGTTGCATTATTTGCCCTTTGATCTGACTCCATTCTCGTTGCCAGCTTGTGCCGTGCTGCAGGGCGCTTTCAACGTAGTCCTCTTTTGTTTGGCGTTGGGGTTTGCCCCCCCCGAGAGAGACTGGAGACGAATCCACAGCCGCAACTATTTCACAGGATTTAACCCCTTTTTCCGTGATCGTTTTGTTGGAAAGGATAACGGCATCCTCTCCCAGTTCGGCCTTGACCTTGGCAAATGCAGCCGTCGATGTAGCGGCTTTGAATGTCATCATTCTCATTGGCTTATCCTATAGTTCAACTGTCGCTGCTGCTTGTATTTTTATATCTGCCGGTATTTCTGCCTGTGAAATGACAGGCAGAGTCGGGATGAATCGAGTCAGAAGTTGAGCAAATTGATTTCGTATTTGCGGTGTAACCAAAAGGACGGGTTGGCCATCGGCCACCATGGCGTCTTCGGTTGCTTTGTTAATAGCCTGAATTATTTGCTGTGCTGTTCCGGGTTCGAGAGCCAGGTATCCCCCCTGTTCGGCCGGGCGCATAGCAGTACTGAGTATTTCATCTATTTGTGGACTCAGAGTGATAATAGGAAGCACTCCTTCCTCTCCAAGGTACGGTTTGACGATGGTACGGCTCATCTTGGCTCGAACGAATTCAGTCAACTGTGCAGGTTCTTGCGTGGCAACACCGTAATCCGCGAGAGTTTCAACTATGGTCAGCAGATCTCGAATAGAAACATTTTCTTGAACCAGAGCTTGCAACACTTTTTGCACTCCTCCGACACTCAGCACTGAGGGGACGAGGCTTTCAACGGCCTTCGGTGCACGCTTCGCCAGATTGTCGAGTAATTCCTGTGTTTCCTGACGTCCGAGGAATTCATGCAGGTTTCGGCGGAAAACTTCTGTTATGTGTGTGGCAATAACAGTGGATGGGTCAACGACTGTATAGCCAGCCAGCATTGCTTCCTCTTTTTGGGCTTCAGGAATCCAGATTGCAGGAAGGTTGAAAGCCGGCTCCACTGTATCCACTCCTTGAATTCGATGCTTCGCATCACCCGGATCCATTGCCAGGTAATGATCAATGAGGAGTTCTGCCTGAGCGACCGGGTTTCCTTTGATGACAACGCGGTATTCGCCTGGTTTGAGTTGCAAATTGTCGCGGAGATGAAGAGAGGGAATAACGACACCCATATCAAGGGCAAATTGCCGTCTGATAGAACGAATTCGAGACAAAAGATTGCCACTTTGTTCTTCATCAACCAATGGAATAAGGCCATACCCCACTTCCAATTCGAGTTGGTCGAGTGGTAACAAGGCCTGGACTTCTTCTGGTGTATCAAGGGTAGATGCTTCATTGGCCTTTTCCTGCTCTGCTTCGGTTGCCTCAAGTCCCTGGAAGTTTTTAGAGGAAAGATGCCCAACACCGAAGATGATAGCGGAAAGAAGCATGAATGGGAGTGTCGGCATTCCTGGAACTATGGCAAAGATTAAAAGTATCCCTGAAACAAGCTTGAGCGCGCGATAATGGAAGGATAACTGTCCAATGAATTCCTCACCCATTTTGGCTTCAGCGGCAGCTCGTGAAACAATGATACCAGCCGAAGTCGATATGATAAGGGAGGGGATGGTGGCTACCAAGCCATCACCAATGGTCAGCAGGGTGTACGTTTGCGCTGCATCCATCCATGGCATGTCCTTTTGGATGACTCCAATAAGAAACCCGCCAATAATATTGATGCAGGTAATCATGAAACCGGCGTTAACGTCTCCAGAAACAAATTTGCCGGCTCCATCCATGGCTCCGTAGAAGTCTGCCTCACGACGCATCAGACTGCGTTGCTCGGTGGCTTCTTCTTCCGTTATCAATCCGGCATTGAGGTCAGCTTCAACTGCCATCTGCTTACCGGGCATGGCATCCAGGGTAAAACGGGCTGCAACTTCTGCGATTCGGGTGGTACCTGTGACAATAACTTTTTTATTCAAAAGGAAGAGGATCAAAAAAATGACAATTCCCACAACGTAATTACCACCAACGACAAATTCTCCAAAGCTTTTGATGACGGAACCTGCAGCGTCAGTTCCTTCGTCTCCATGAAGGAGGATTGCTCTTGTTGTCGCAACATTGAGAGCAAGGCGAAGCAGTGTGGTGACGAGGAGCAAGGTAGGAAAAATTGAAAACTCAAGAGGGGAGGTCATGAACATAGAGGTTACCAGAACAACCAATCCGAGTGAGATGCTCACTGTCAGCATGAAATCAATGAAAAATGTGGGGAGGGGGATAAGCATCACGAAAAGGATGGTCACCACTCCACCAGCGAGGAGAACGTCGCCCTGCTTGGCGAATTTTTGATAATCTATCCTGGGTGCGACAGGAGTACTTGGAGACTGAGCCATGTTTTTGACACCTCGCGGGCAGCTTTTTGGAGTTTGCCTGGAGGAAAGATGACTCTGTAACCTCTAGCGTTTTCTGAACTTATCCAGTTTTGCTAGGATGGCGGCAACAGCTTGAAATAATTCCTCCGGGATAGTTTCCCCGATTTCAACCTGTTTATACAAAGCTCGTGCCAAGGGAGGGTTGGCTTCAATGGGCACGTTGTTTTCTCGTGCAACTTCCTTGATCCTTTCAGCAACACGGTTCACCCCTTTGGCAAGAATTAAAGGAGCCGGTGCAACCATGACATCATATTGAATGGCAACTGCGTAGTGGGTCGGGTTGGTTATGACGACATCGGCTTTGGGTATGTCTTGAAACATCCGACTGACCATCATTTCCATCATTTTTTGTTTTTGTTTTTGTTTGACCCTGGGGTCACCTTCAGCTTGTTTTCGTTCATCCTTGATTTCATCCTTGGACATTTTAAGCTGCTCTTCATAATCCCAGCGGGTATACCAAAGATCCACAAGGGCGATGAGCATCATGGGAACCAGGGCATAACAGGCCATTTTGTAACCAACAGACAGGAGGTATGCGATTATGCCATGAGTGTTCGCATAAAAAAGGGGAAGGAGATTGGGAAGTTCCTGTTGGATGACAATGTAGGGTGCAAGCCCCACTGCAAATGCTTGCAGGATACTTTTGCCCAGGTTGATGAATGTTTTTGGGCTGATAAAAAGTTTTTGTAATGCGCCCAGTATGTTGAACATCTTTCCAAATTTGGGTTTCATTGTCTTTGTAGACCAGAGTTGTCCGACCTGAAGGCGCATCGTTGTGTAGGAGACGACAACGAGAGTCAGGAGAAAAGGAAGAACCAGGAGTGCCATTTTTTTTACACTCCAAGTAAAGAGAGCATATGCAGTGGCTTTGTTTAACGTGATATTGACGCCTTCACGGAAGGTCCACTCATAGATTTCGGTGAACTGATCGTGGTAAAATCCGATCATAAAGCGAAGTGCCAAAACTCCTGCCAAAAGAACAATGGCCTTTGAAAACTCGGCGCTTTTAGGAACATTACCTTCTTCTCGTTGTTTATCTCGCCGTTTTTTTGTGGCTTTTTCTGTTTTACTTGGGTCTTGTTGTGCCATGGTTCAGCCTATGGAAGTTCTGGTGCGGCCAATTTCATTACGCCACGATAAATTGGCTCCAACTGGTGCAGGAAGTCTCCAACGTAAACAGACATGAGGCTGAAAAGAAATCCAAGAAAGAAAAACCCTATACTGATTTTGATAGGGAAACCAAGAACAAGAACATGCATTTGGGGAGCAGCT comes from the Pseudodesulfovibrio piezophilus C1TLV30 genome and includes:
- a CDS encoding flagellar biosynthesis protein FlhF, with the protein product MMTFKAATSTAAFAKVKAELGEDAVILSNKTITEKGVKSCEIVAAVDSSPVSLGGGKPQRQTKEDYVESALQHGTSWQREWSQIKGQIMQLMKPQMDLDLLSPKQKLAVEYLEREEVNETVLTHIFCSLREDKTRSIVHALETMITTQKFDAVQSPTKFQAFAGPGGSGKTSTLVRLALKEKKQNPRARICLVTADGGRGKGRLVLKHYAELSGLAFREIITRDDFHLLQKEAHQFDTILIDLPGLPNRTNLAEWTALYGLAGCDDLAIHLVLNPFYSPRQFERFMEKYKSEQLASVIWTKLDEACTFGALLNMAFASGLPVSTLSYGSGLKNSIAPATKEMIWRLLFMRKLPNGDIQP
- the flhA gene encoding flagellar biosynthesis protein FlhA, which gives rise to MAQSPSTPVAPRIDYQKFAKQGDVLLAGGVVTILFVMLIPLPTFFIDFMLTVSISLGLVVLVTSMFMTSPLEFSIFPTLLLVTTLLRLALNVATTRAILLHGDEGTDAAGSVIKSFGEFVVGGNYVVGIVIFLILFLLNKKVIVTGTTRIAEVAARFTLDAMPGKQMAVEADLNAGLITEEEATEQRSLMRREADFYGAMDGAGKFVSGDVNAGFMITCINIIGGFLIGVIQKDMPWMDAAQTYTLLTIGDGLVATIPSLIISTSAGIIVSRAAAEAKMGEEFIGQLSFHYRALKLVSGILLIFAIVPGMPTLPFMLLSAIIFGVGHLSSKNFQGLEATEAEQEKANEASTLDTPEEVQALLPLDQLELEVGYGLIPLVDEEQSGNLLSRIRSIRRQFALDMGVVIPSLHLRDNLQLKPGEYRVVIKGNPVAQAELLIDHYLAMDPGDAKHRIQGVDTVEPAFNLPAIWIPEAQKEEAMLAGYTVVDPSTVIATHITEVFRRNLHEFLGRQETQELLDNLAKRAPKAVESLVPSVLSVGGVQKVLQALVQENVSIRDLLTIVETLADYGVATQEPAQLTEFVRAKMSRTIVKPYLGEEGVLPIITLSPQIDEILSTAMRPAEQGGYLALEPGTAQQIIQAINKATEDAMVADGQPVLLVTPQIRNQFAQLLTRFIPTLPVISQAEIPADIKIQAAATVEL
- the flhB gene encoding flagellar biosynthesis protein FlhB translates to MAQQDPSKTEKATKKRRDKQREEGNVPKSAEFSKAIVLLAGVLALRFMIGFYHDQFTEIYEWTFREGVNITLNKATAYALFTWSVKKMALLVLPFLLTLVVVSYTTMRLQVGQLWSTKTMKPKFGKMFNILGALQKLFISPKTFINLGKSILQAFAVGLAPYIVIQQELPNLLPLFYANTHGIIAYLLSVGYKMACYALVPMMLIALVDLWYTRWDYEEQLKMSKDEIKDERKQAEGDPRVKQKQKQKMMEMMVSRMFQDIPKADVVITNPTHYAVAIQYDVMVAPAPLILAKGVNRVAERIKEVARENNVPIEANPPLARALYKQVEIGETIPEELFQAVAAILAKLDKFRKR